The following coding sequences are from one Epilithonimonas vandammei window:
- a CDS encoding HdeD family acid-resistance protein, producing the protein MGTTFFKTIKNTVKHWYLSLIVGILLVIMGLYMFSIPQATYLSLVLFFSASFLVFGIMELVFAIQNKDNLDNWGWYLVGALLDLFVGIILFFQPQVAFVALPYFVGFSLMFRSVQGIGFAFDLKSYGVLQWGNLALISFLGLIASVILILNPVLAGISLVVMTAVAFIFSGISAIVLAFNLKKLKNYPNKISKELKDKIESLKNEYHNELNK; encoded by the coding sequence ATGGGAACAACATTTTTTAAAACTATCAAAAACACAGTTAAGCATTGGTATTTATCTTTAATTGTAGGTATTTTACTGGTGATTATGGGATTGTATATGTTTAGCATTCCACAAGCCACTTACCTGTCTCTGGTACTGTTTTTCAGTGCGTCATTTTTGGTTTTCGGGATTATGGAACTTGTGTTTGCAATACAAAACAAGGATAATCTGGACAATTGGGGCTGGTATCTGGTAGGTGCTTTGCTAGATCTTTTTGTAGGGATTATATTATTTTTTCAGCCGCAGGTGGCATTTGTTGCTTTGCCCTATTTTGTTGGATTTTCATTAATGTTCCGTTCTGTACAGGGGATTGGTTTTGCCTTTGATCTCAAAAGCTATGGAGTTTTGCAGTGGGGGAATCTGGCGCTGATCAGTTTTCTTGGCCTTATCGCGTCTGTTATTCTAATCCTTAATCCTGTCTTAGCCGGTATTTCTCTGGTTGTTATGACAGCTGTGGCATTTATTTTTTCTGGTATCTCTGCAATAGTTCTTGCATTCAATCTCAAAAAACTGAAAAACTATCCGAACAAAATCAGCAAAGAGTTGAAAGACAAAATTGAATCACTTAAAAATGAATATCATAATGAACTTAATAAATAA
- a CDS encoding trigger factor — MNVTATNHDEVSALLTVTLEKSDYKEKVEKQLINYAKNAQVPGFRKGKVPLSMVRKQYEAGIAYEEINKQISEALNNYVAENKLRLVGQPVPQPVNDFNHNADSLSVAFEVGYEPEFTVDLTQYEAPHYKVEASEKEISTSVENMQKRFAERVPEEKIGKDSYVALEVSQVVEADAEGEHHHQPKNVTVSKEQKEAYDLVKKLKKDDSVKVSKEDLQAKEELAKQLGFSKEEAEHLHHNEVEVTVKDIYGLNLAELNQELFDKVYGKDEIKSEEELKARVKTELDEYFQQNADVHFVNKILEQVNEKQDVKLPEAFLIKWLMFSNQNITSEEQAKEILENEKSIIKGQILEGKLMNDNNIQLDYAEVLGQAEQLVRNQLAIYGIHHLGDDEVQKYAAEMLKDENQVRQISSEVAMAKLKDVILEKSKKTETKISHDEFLEELKK, encoded by the coding sequence ATGAACGTTACAGCAACCAACCATGACGAAGTGAGCGCATTGCTTACAGTAACATTGGAAAAATCTGATTATAAAGAAAAAGTAGAAAAACAATTGATCAACTATGCAAAAAATGCACAGGTTCCTGGATTCAGAAAAGGAAAAGTGCCATTGAGTATGGTTAGAAAACAATATGAAGCAGGTATCGCTTACGAAGAAATCAATAAACAGATTTCGGAAGCTTTGAATAACTACGTTGCTGAAAATAAATTAAGATTAGTGGGGCAGCCGGTTCCACAGCCTGTAAACGATTTCAATCATAATGCAGATTCACTTTCTGTAGCATTTGAAGTGGGATATGAGCCGGAATTTACCGTGGACTTGACGCAATATGAAGCGCCACATTATAAAGTAGAAGCATCTGAAAAAGAAATCTCTACAAGCGTAGAAAACATGCAGAAGCGTTTCGCAGAAAGAGTTCCTGAAGAGAAGATCGGAAAGGATTCTTATGTGGCATTAGAAGTTTCTCAAGTGGTGGAAGCTGACGCAGAAGGTGAGCATCACCATCAGCCAAAAAACGTAACGGTTTCCAAAGAACAAAAAGAAGCTTATGATCTTGTAAAGAAACTTAAAAAAGATGATTCTGTAAAAGTTTCTAAAGAAGATCTTCAGGCAAAAGAAGAATTGGCTAAACAATTAGGTTTCAGCAAAGAGGAAGCAGAACATCTTCATCATAATGAGGTAGAAGTGACTGTAAAAGATATCTACGGATTAAACCTTGCAGAGCTTAACCAAGAGCTATTTGATAAAGTTTACGGAAAAGATGAGATCAAATCTGAGGAAGAATTGAAGGCTAGAGTTAAAACTGAGCTTGATGAATATTTCCAGCAGAATGCGGATGTTCATTTCGTAAACAAAATTCTTGAGCAGGTTAATGAAAAACAAGATGTGAAATTACCAGAGGCTTTCCTTATAAAATGGTTGATGTTCTCTAACCAGAATATCACATCTGAAGAGCAGGCAAAAGAAATCCTTGAGAACGAAAAAAGCATTATCAAAGGTCAGATCCTGGAAGGGAAGCTGATGAATGATAATAATATTCAATTGGATTATGCAGAAGTTCTGGGTCAAGCAGAGCAGTTGGTGAGAAACCAATTGGCAATCTATGGTATTCATCACTTAGGAGATGATGAGGTTCAGAAATATGCTGCTGAAATGCTTAAAGATGAAAATCAGGTGAGACAAATTTCTTCTGAAGTTGCAATGGCTAAGCTGAAAGATGTAATCCTTGAAAAATCTAAAAAGACAGAAACTAAAATCTCTCACGATGAGTTTCTTGAAGAATTGAAGAAGTAA
- a CDS encoding helix-turn-helix domain-containing protein: MSIGTRLSQLRKNRNFSFSQVAQKLDISEIVYKKIENDEIKPEMALLIKASELYEIEIFDLIKSDSGNISFHNSKIEATNLINQNSVINQQIPNRIFEMYEEKISDLKLQIKLLKRKEQ; encoded by the coding sequence ATGTCAATAGGAACAAGATTATCTCAGCTTCGTAAAAATAGAAATTTTTCATTTTCTCAAGTTGCACAAAAATTGGACATTTCAGAAATTGTCTACAAAAAAATAGAGAATGATGAAATTAAACCCGAAATGGCTCTTCTTATTAAAGCTTCAGAACTTTATGAGATAGAAATTTTTGATTTGATTAAAAGCGACAGTGGAAATATCTCTTTTCATAATAGTAAAATAGAAGCTACTAATCTTATTAATCAAAACTCAGTAATAAATCAACAAATCCCGAATAGAATTTTTGAGATGTATGAGGAAAAGATATCTGATTTAAAATTACAGATCAAATTATTAAAAAGAAAAGAACAATAA
- a CDS encoding helix-turn-helix domain-containing protein, whose translation MKIGDKLRKLRGNIPQTRIAQELEISQTAYNKWESNKSNPKISNLIKLSKFYNKDLYDLLGNDNKIDFYNSEINVQNLIKDNDVINQDLPKKYITACEKRINDLEKEVNFWKEKYNDVFILLKNQTQ comes from the coding sequence ATGAAAATTGGAGATAAACTAAGGAAGTTAAGAGGTAACATTCCGCAAACTAGAATAGCTCAGGAATTGGAAATTTCACAAACAGCTTATAATAAGTGGGAGAGTAATAAATCAAATCCGAAAATTTCCAATCTCATTAAGCTTTCAAAATTTTATAATAAAGATCTATATGATCTTTTAGGTAATGATAATAAAATTGATTTTTATAATAGTGAAATAAATGTTCAAAATCTTATCAAGGACAATGATGTTATAAATCAAGACTTACCAAAAAAATATATAACAGCTTGTGAAAAAAGAATAAATGATTTAGAAAAAGAAGTTAATTTTTGGAAAGAAAAATATAACGATGTATTTATTTTACTCAAAAATCAAACTCAGTAA
- a CDS encoding IS4 family transposase, translating into MDSKLTLFSQIISKIDRVIFKKIVKEKKTDYRNKGFDSWTHLVSMLFCHFAKSTSVRDISNGLRSATGNLNHLGIKTAPSKSSISYQNGKRDADLFKDVYFKLLEQLGQHTKERRIKLKIKVPVYLLDSTLISLCLSLFDWATYRTKKGAVKMHTLLEYDGKLPVYVNITKGSVADNKGAENIPLEKGAVIVADRFYNDFPMLSIWDSKGVFFVIRHKENLKFETLQERELPPKGAQNILKDEDIILSNPISKEKYPKKLRRVAVWDDENKQTIEIITNNFTWAASTIAELYKQRWQIEIFFRDIKQLLHIKTFIGTSENAVKIQIWTALITILILKYLKSIAKYPWQLSNLVAFIRLNIFVKINLQFWLDKPFDQPPESQKTYYQGVLFENL; encoded by the coding sequence ATGGACTCAAAATTAACATTATTTTCTCAGATTATTTCAAAAATAGACCGAGTAATTTTCAAAAAAATAGTCAAAGAAAAAAAGACCGATTACCGAAATAAAGGATTCGATAGTTGGACCCATTTAGTTTCTATGCTTTTCTGTCATTTTGCTAAAAGCACTTCGGTACGGGATATTTCCAATGGACTTCGTAGCGCAACGGGCAACCTCAATCATTTAGGGATAAAAACAGCACCTTCCAAATCTTCTATTAGCTACCAGAATGGAAAACGAGATGCAGATTTGTTTAAAGACGTGTATTTCAAACTATTAGAACAATTAGGACAGCACACGAAAGAAAGACGGATAAAACTCAAAATAAAAGTTCCTGTCTATTTATTAGATTCTACGCTTATTTCTCTATGCCTGTCTTTGTTCGATTGGGCAACATATCGAACTAAAAAAGGAGCCGTGAAAATGCATACCTTACTTGAATATGATGGGAAACTTCCTGTTTATGTGAATATTACCAAAGGAAGTGTTGCTGATAACAAGGGAGCGGAAAACATTCCTTTGGAAAAGGGAGCAGTCATTGTTGCAGACCGATTCTATAACGATTTCCCAATGCTCTCTATTTGGGACAGCAAAGGTGTTTTCTTTGTAATAAGACATAAAGAAAATCTGAAATTTGAAACTTTACAGGAACGAGAACTTCCACCAAAAGGAGCGCAAAACATTTTGAAAGACGAAGACATAATCCTTTCAAACCCTATTTCAAAAGAAAAATACCCTAAAAAATTAAGAAGAGTGGCGGTTTGGGACGATGAAAACAAGCAAACTATCGAAATTATCACCAATAATTTCACTTGGGCAGCTTCCACCATTGCAGAACTGTACAAACAAAGGTGGCAGATTGAGATTTTTTTCAGAGACATCAAGCAATTGCTTCATATCAAAACATTTATCGGAACATCTGAAAATGCAGTTAAAATACAAATTTGGACTGCACTTATCACTATTCTCATTCTGAAATACCTGAAATCCATCGCAAAATATCCTTGGCAATTATCAAATCTGGTAGCTTTTATCCGATTGAATATTTTTGTTAAAATTAATCTTCAATTTTGGCTCGACAAACCTTTTGACCAACCACCTGAATCTCAAAAAACATATTATCAAGGGGTTCTTTTTGAAAATCTATAG
- a CDS encoding TlpA family protein disulfide reductase, translated as MKKRIIIIASVVVFIIFAIYNLGFQIGDMKIGKQNDEIQTDQRYDLENSEFTKNYLRSDGVSVINLWASWCKPCVEEMPIFENLKKEFPDCKFAMLSIDKDENDLREGIRKHKITNDITFQNRNYRKAIRNFLENKDSKSLTYTEIVPITYFIKNGKVIKKIEGSIDYNEVATIIKSLK; from the coding sequence ATGAAAAAAAGAATAATTATTATTGCTTCTGTAGTTGTTTTTATAATTTTTGCCATCTATAATTTAGGATTCCAAATTGGTGATATGAAAATTGGAAAGCAAAATGATGAAATACAGACTGATCAAAGATATGACCTTGAAAATAGTGAATTTACTAAAAATTATTTGAGGAGTGATGGAGTTTCAGTTATTAATTTATGGGCAAGCTGGTGCAAGCCTTGTGTGGAAGAAATGCCAATATTCGAAAATTTAAAAAAAGAATTCCCTGATTGTAAATTTGCAATGCTGTCAATTGATAAAGATGAGAATGATTTAAGAGAAGGCATTCGTAAGCATAAAATAACGAATGATATTACTTTCCAGAACAGAAACTACAGAAAAGCAATAAGAAATTTTCTAGAAAATAAAGATTCAAAAAGTTTAACATATACCGAAATAGTCCCAATTACTTACTTTATTAAAAATGGAAAAGTCATTAAAAAAATAGAAGGATCTATTGATTATAATGAAGTTGCGACAATTATCAAATCATTAAAATAA
- a CDS encoding M23 family metallopeptidase, translating into MVQFFKSKKKKNIVLILLLIACFIQSLIIARLYTGKDDKLYEVNLVKINNEKDSVDHLQLKTDLALVDQSIRSIDGFLKSKNVSDLRIDRLAQDSLQNEVYLAKVSNRYSQYLADLEQKLQQVPLGIPTDGYISSNFGIRKNPIPPKSPEIISAQNNTLEEKDSLGNVIKRQPIIKEDKNASSNAPAEKDQMQFHKGLDIAVAYGSPVKCAASGKVIFAGVKGGYGNCVIVEHGNGLATLYGHLSEILVETNDRVKVGQIIAKSGNTGRSTGPHLHYEVHKNNQPVNPRLFLNF; encoded by the coding sequence ATGGTTCAGTTCTTCAAATCTAAAAAGAAAAAAAATATTGTACTGATACTTTTGCTGATAGCGTGTTTTATTCAGTCTTTGATCATTGCGAGATTATACACAGGCAAAGATGATAAACTTTATGAAGTAAATCTGGTAAAAATAAATAACGAAAAGGACAGTGTTGACCATCTGCAATTGAAAACTGACCTGGCTCTTGTAGATCAAAGCATCCGAAGCATCGACGGTTTTCTGAAATCAAAAAATGTGTCGGATCTTCGGATTGACAGGCTGGCGCAGGATAGCCTGCAAAATGAAGTATATCTTGCAAAAGTAAGCAACCGATACAGCCAGTATCTAGCAGATCTTGAACAGAAATTACAGCAGGTACCGCTGGGAATTCCCACCGATGGTTATATCTCATCAAATTTTGGTATCCGTAAAAATCCTATTCCTCCTAAATCTCCGGAAATAATTTCCGCCCAAAACAATACACTTGAAGAAAAGGATAGTCTCGGAAATGTTATAAAAAGACAACCGATCATCAAAGAAGATAAAAATGCATCCAGCAATGCTCCCGCAGAAAAAGACCAGATGCAATTCCACAAAGGTTTAGACATTGCTGTGGCTTATGGAAGTCCTGTTAAATGCGCCGCTTCTGGAAAAGTTATTTTTGCAGGTGTCAAAGGCGGATATGGCAACTGTGTCATTGTGGAACACGGCAACGGACTGGCAACTTTATACGGCCACCTTTCGGAAATTTTAGTGGAAACGAATGACAGAGTAAAAGTAGGTCAGATTATTGCCAAATCCGGAAATACAGGTCGCTCCACAGGGCCGCACCTGCATTACGAAGTTCATAAAAATAATCAGCCGGTTAATCCAAGATTGTTTTTGAATTTTTAA
- a CDS encoding NAD(P)H-dependent glycerol-3-phosphate dehydrogenase → MKKKLTKATKNARVGVLGSGSFATAIVKMLLENCKTVQWCVRNEFVKGAIEQRGHNPTYLTTVAFNLKKLNITTDINELVSNCDVIILAVPSIYLAESMEKLTCDLEGKLFCSAIKGIVPKHNDIVAHYLRDNFKIGFKNQAVIAGPCHAEEVAMERLSYLTVAVAEDEDAKVLQEILSSCYIKVNTSRDILGNEYSAILKNIYAIGAGIASGLGYGDNFIAVYVSNAIREMEAFLQAIYPEPRDVNDSAYLGDLIVTAYSLFSRNRNLGNLIGKGYTVKSAIQSMSMVAEGYYATNGIYSICKDKKLKLPIVNTIYEILYEGKNAEKQFAKLTEKLT, encoded by the coding sequence ATGAAAAAGAAATTGACTAAAGCGACTAAAAATGCGAGAGTTGGAGTTTTAGGAAGCGGAAGTTTTGCAACGGCCATTGTGAAAATGTTACTGGAAAACTGTAAAACCGTCCAGTGGTGTGTGAGAAATGAATTCGTGAAGGGAGCTATAGAGCAAAGAGGCCATAATCCTACCTATCTCACTACAGTGGCTTTCAACTTAAAAAAACTTAATATCACAACCGATATCAATGAATTAGTTTCCAATTGTGATGTCATTATTCTTGCGGTGCCTTCTATTTATCTTGCAGAATCTATGGAGAAGCTGACATGTGATTTGGAAGGAAAATTGTTTTGTTCCGCTATAAAGGGAATTGTTCCCAAGCATAATGATATTGTTGCTCACTATCTGAGGGACAATTTTAAAATTGGTTTTAAAAATCAGGCTGTTATTGCCGGTCCTTGCCATGCAGAAGAAGTTGCAATGGAACGTTTGTCTTATCTTACGGTCGCTGTTGCAGAAGATGAAGATGCAAAAGTTCTCCAGGAGATTTTGTCTTCCTGTTATATAAAAGTGAATACAAGCCGGGATATTCTCGGAAACGAATATTCTGCAATTCTTAAAAACATCTATGCTATCGGAGCTGGTATTGCTAGCGGACTAGGCTATGGAGACAATTTTATTGCGGTTTATGTTTCGAATGCAATTCGTGAAATGGAGGCATTTCTGCAAGCCATTTATCCCGAGCCGAGAGACGTGAATGACAGTGCCTATTTAGGTGACTTGATAGTTACAGCGTACTCCCTTTTTTCCAGAAACAGAAACTTGGGAAATCTAATTGGCAAAGGTTATACCGTGAAGTCTGCAATCCAGTCCATGAGTATGGTTGCGGAAGGTTATTACGCTACCAACGGAATCTACTCTATCTGCAAAGACAAAAAATTGAAGCTTCCGATAGTCAATACCATTTATGAGATATTGTATGAAGGAAAAAATGCGGAAAAGCAATTTGCGAAACTAACAGAGAAATTAACCTGA
- a CDS encoding YkvA family protein, producing the protein MKKYSNTKMKHSKFKLAQEAIKHKGFLQKIPAAVRMIKSWRKGEYKMKVTDILLPALALLYVISPIDLIPDFVLGIGALDDLAILAFAIPLLLKEVDKFLLWESQKKNPNVIDAEIVE; encoded by the coding sequence ATGAAAAAATATTCAAACACAAAAATGAAACATTCAAAGTTTAAGCTGGCTCAGGAAGCCATAAAACACAAAGGATTTTTACAAAAAATTCCAGCGGCTGTCAGAATGATAAAATCCTGGCGTAAAGGTGAGTATAAAATGAAAGTAACAGACATTTTATTACCCGCGCTAGCATTATTATATGTTATCTCACCAATAGATCTTATTCCGGATTTTGTTTTAGGAATAGGAGCATTGGATGATCTTGCAATATTGGCATTTGCTATTCCTCTGTTGCTAAAAGAAGTGGATAAATTTCTGCTATGGGAAAGCCAGAAAAAAAATCCAAATGTGATAGACGCAGAGATTGTTGAATAA
- a CDS encoding NifU family protein: MNNTNDIQEELVTKVMEALDSIRPFLNKDGGDIELVNVEDKTVYVRLLGHCSSCGISSSTMKLGVESTIKQYAPEIETVVNI, from the coding sequence ATGAACAATACAAATGATATCCAGGAAGAATTGGTTACTAAAGTAATGGAGGCATTGGACAGCATTCGTCCGTTTCTTAATAAAGATGGGGGCGATATAGAGCTGGTAAATGTAGAAGACAAAACTGTCTATGTCCGTTTGTTAGGACACTGCTCCAGCTGTGGCATCAGTAGCTCTACAATGAAATTGGGCGTTGAAAGCACTATTAAGCAATACGCTCCGGAAATAGAGACTGTGGTAAATATCTAA
- a CDS encoding Mrp/NBP35 family ATP-binding protein has translation MLTKSKVQDFLKEIEVDDLVSNFQVMGNDVYIDMTAHSPAMHEKKKLEVAMKQAFASEFGENINLKLKITSPEPPATPPANEIKGKQIPGIQNIIAIASGKGGVGKSTVSANLAVTLAKMGFKVGLLDADIYGPSVPTMLDTEGQKPISVEVNGRNLMKPIENYGVKMLSIGYFSGANQAVVWRGPMASKALNQMLRDADWGELDFLLIDLPPGTGDIHLSIIQEVPVTGAVIVSTPQHVALADVRKGIAMFNMESINIPVLGLIENMAYFTPEELPDNKYYIFGKQGAQFMAEDLGIPVLCEIPLIQSIREAGDVGRPAALQENSKISEIYTKTAQNMVESLVERNKNLPATEAVKITTMAGCSPKK, from the coding sequence ATGCTGACGAAATCAAAAGTTCAGGATTTTCTGAAAGAGATAGAAGTGGATGACCTTGTGAGTAATTTCCAAGTGATGGGTAATGATGTATATATCGATATGACCGCTCACTCGCCTGCAATGCACGAGAAAAAGAAACTGGAAGTTGCTATGAAACAAGCTTTTGCTTCGGAATTCGGGGAAAATATCAACTTGAAATTGAAAATCACTTCTCCTGAGCCGCCTGCAACGCCGCCAGCCAACGAAATCAAAGGGAAACAAATCCCGGGAATCCAAAATATCATTGCGATTGCTTCCGGAAAAGGTGGTGTAGGAAAATCTACAGTTTCTGCTAATCTTGCGGTAACGTTAGCAAAAATGGGTTTCAAAGTTGGATTGCTGGATGCGGATATCTACGGACCGTCTGTTCCTACAATGCTTGATACAGAAGGACAAAAACCAATTTCTGTAGAAGTGAACGGTAGAAATCTGATGAAACCAATTGAAAATTATGGCGTGAAAATGTTGTCCATCGGCTATTTCTCAGGAGCCAATCAAGCGGTAGTTTGGAGAGGACCAATGGCTTCTAAAGCATTGAACCAAATGCTTCGTGATGCGGATTGGGGAGAATTGGATTTTCTTTTGATTGACCTTCCTCCTGGAACTGGCGACATTCATTTATCTATCATTCAAGAAGTTCCGGTTACAGGAGCTGTGATTGTGAGTACGCCTCAACACGTTGCATTGGCCGATGTGAGAAAGGGAATTGCGATGTTCAATATGGAAAGCATCAACATTCCTGTTTTGGGATTGATAGAAAATATGGCGTACTTCACACCAGAAGAATTGCCAGATAACAAGTACTATATCTTTGGAAAACAAGGTGCGCAGTTTATGGCAGAAGATCTTGGAATTCCGGTTTTGTGTGAAATTCCTTTGATTCAAAGTATCCGAGAAGCTGGAGATGTAGGAAGACCAGCAGCGCTGCAGGAAAATTCCAAAATATCTGAAATTTATACAAAAACTGCTCAGAATATGGTTGAAAGTCTAGTAGAAAGAAATAAAAATCTTCCAGCAACAGAAGCTGTAAAAATTACGACTATGGCAGGCTGCTCGCCAAAGAAATAA
- a CDS encoding dicarboxylate/amino acid:cation symporter, which yields MKGQNKLFFAIIISLVLGVILGGIVHTNNTDSAEEFAKNIKLLGTVFIRLIQMIIAPLVFSTLVVGIAKMGDIKMVGRVGTKAMLWFISASLVSLTIGLVLVNWLEPGHVTKLPIQDAASASEIVSNSKGFSMEDFVKHIIPKSLFEAFATNEVLQIVVFSVMFGIALSAMGEEYAKPVIKGLDIIAHAILKMVGYIMWVAPLGVFGAISAVVATNGFEIFKVYAIYLRDFFFALAVLWAVLLLVGYMILGKRLFELLRRIKEPLLIAFSTTSSEAVFPKLVEELERFGCNNRIVSFILPLGYSFNLDGSMMYMTFASIFIAQIYGIDMPLGQQIIMLLVLMLTSKGIAGVPRASLVIIVAACGMFDIPVEGIALILPIDHFCDMGRSMTNVLGNALATSAVSKWEGQLES from the coding sequence ATGAAAGGTCAGAATAAACTGTTTTTCGCAATCATTATTTCATTGGTTTTAGGTGTGATCCTAGGCGGCATCGTACATACCAATAATACGGATTCCGCAGAAGAATTTGCAAAAAATATAAAGTTGCTGGGAACGGTTTTTATCCGTCTGATTCAGATGATTATTGCACCATTGGTATTCTCTACACTGGTTGTAGGGATTGCAAAAATGGGTGATATAAAAATGGTAGGACGTGTCGGAACGAAGGCGATGCTTTGGTTTATCAGTGCATCTTTGGTATCACTTACCATTGGTTTGGTTTTAGTCAATTGGCTGGAACCTGGTCATGTTACAAAATTACCAATTCAGGATGCTGCTTCCGCTTCCGAAATTGTGAGTAACAGCAAAGGATTCTCTATGGAAGATTTTGTAAAACATATCATTCCGAAAAGTTTATTTGAAGCGTTTGCAACGAATGAAGTGTTGCAGATTGTGGTTTTCTCTGTGATGTTCGGCATTGCTTTATCAGCGATGGGAGAAGAGTATGCGAAGCCTGTTATCAAAGGTTTGGACATTATTGCACACGCTATTTTGAAAATGGTGGGTTATATAATGTGGGTTGCGCCATTGGGTGTTTTCGGGGCAATTTCTGCGGTGGTTGCAACGAATGGATTTGAGATTTTCAAAGTCTATGCGATTTATCTTAGAGATTTTTTCTTTGCATTGGCTGTTCTTTGGGCGGTTTTACTTTTGGTTGGATATATGATTCTCGGCAAACGCCTTTTCGAATTGTTGAGAAGAATCAAAGAGCCTTTGTTGATCGCATTTTCCACCACAAGTTCCGAGGCTGTTTTTCCAAAGCTGGTAGAAGAGCTGGAAAGATTTGGTTGTAATAACAGGATTGTTTCATTCATATTACCATTAGGTTATTCTTTCAACTTGGACGGAAGTATGATGTATATGACCTTTGCTTCGATTTTCATTGCACAGATCTACGGTATCGATATGCCACTTGGACAACAAATCATAATGCTTTTGGTTCTGATGCTAACCAGCAAAGGAATCGCCGGTGTTCCGAGAGCCAGTCTTGTAATCATTGTTGCAGCGTGTGGAATGTTTGATATTCCTGTTGAGGGAATTGCCTTGATTTTACCAATCGACCATTTCTGCGATATGGGAAGAAGTATGACGAATGTCCTTGGGAACGCGTTGGCGACTTCTGCTGTGAGTAAGTGGGAAGGACAGTTGGAGAGTTAG
- a CDS encoding UDP-2,3-diacylglucosamine diphosphatase → MKREVEIVIISDLHLGTYGCKAQELLHYLNSIRPKTLILNGDIIDVWQLKKSYFPKSHLKVIKKLISFATKESEVFYITGNHDEAFRNFTDFELGKLKLCNKHVLKLGDKKAWIFHGDAFDASVQHSKWIAKLGGKGYDLLIAINNLVNWFLEKIGKEKYSFSKKIKNNVKKAIKYIGDFELTASELAIENHFDYVICGHIHQPQIREVTNKKGKCMYMNSGDWVENLTALEYNGGEWKLFVYEDEKHTLKNEEPDEFKKIDSKDLMKIVTQLA, encoded by the coding sequence ATGAAAAGAGAGGTGGAAATTGTCATTATTTCTGATCTGCACCTTGGAACTTATGGTTGCAAGGCTCAAGAACTGCTGCATTATCTCAATTCTATTCGGCCTAAAACATTGATCCTGAACGGCGATATCATTGATGTCTGGCAGTTAAAGAAATCCTATTTTCCTAAATCACATCTGAAGGTTATCAAGAAATTGATTTCATTTGCCACCAAAGAGTCAGAAGTATTTTACATCACGGGCAATCACGACGAGGCGTTCCGGAATTTTACAGATTTCGAACTGGGAAAACTCAAGCTTTGCAACAAGCACGTTTTGAAATTGGGAGATAAGAAGGCGTGGATCTTTCACGGAGATGCTTTTGATGCCTCTGTTCAGCATTCTAAATGGATTGCGAAGCTTGGTGGGAAAGGTTATGATTTACTTATAGCAATTAATAATTTGGTGAATTGGTTTCTGGAAAAGATCGGAAAAGAGAAATATTCTTTTTCTAAAAAAATCAAAAATAATGTCAAAAAAGCTATAAAATACATTGGTGATTTTGAACTTACAGCTTCCGAACTGGCTATCGAAAATCATTTTGATTATGTGATCTGCGGACATATCCATCAGCCACAAATCAGGGAAGTGACTAACAAAAAAGGGAAATGTATGTACATGAATTCTGGTGACTGGGTCGAAAACCTTACAGCTTTGGAATATAATGGCGGCGAGTGGAAACTGTTTGTTTATGAGGATGAGAAACACACTTTAAAAAATGAAGAACCAGATGAGTTTAAGAAAATAGACAGCAAAGATTTAATGAAAATAGTGACTCAACTTGCGTAA